A region of Deinococcus cellulosilyticus NBRC 106333 = KACC 11606 DNA encodes the following proteins:
- the pheA gene encoding prephenate dehydratase translates to MSKTRVAFQGVPGAYSEIAALNSTEGEIEAVGYSSFNEVLNAVMTGDCDLAALPVENSLAGTVIPAADELAQSDLHAIKEVMVRVHHQLLVLPGVKLEDVERVYSHPQALAQCDGYFKKHGLKPVAAYDTAGSAKDLAASGDRHAASVASRRAAELYGLEILAENIEDEDFNTTRFLVMSKNRNEIEAGKPYKTSIIFAVRHQPGSLLDCLAVFRDHGVNLCRIESRPRRDKPWSYLMYVDFEGHTLDSEVQAALAQMMHSASFLKILGSYPSATVTL, encoded by the coding sequence ATGTCGAAGACCCGAGTTGCCTTCCAGGGGGTTCCTGGCGCGTACAGTGAGATTGCTGCCCTCAACAGCACCGAAGGTGAGATCGAAGCCGTAGGGTATTCTTCTTTCAATGAAGTGTTGAATGCCGTGATGACCGGAGACTGTGATCTGGCGGCCCTGCCTGTGGAAAACTCTCTGGCGGGCACCGTGATTCCCGCAGCCGATGAACTGGCCCAGAGCGACCTTCATGCCATCAAGGAAGTGATGGTGCGGGTGCACCACCAGTTGCTGGTGCTTCCCGGGGTCAAACTGGAAGACGTTGAACGGGTGTACAGCCACCCCCAGGCCCTGGCCCAGTGTGATGGGTACTTCAAGAAGCATGGTCTGAAGCCTGTGGCGGCCTACGACACTGCAGGAAGCGCCAAGGACCTTGCGGCTTCAGGTGACCGCCATGCGGCCAGTGTGGCCTCTCGCAGGGCGGCAGAGCTGTATGGCCTGGAGATCCTGGCTGAGAATATCGAGGACGAGGACTTCAACACCACCCGTTTCCTGGTGATGTCCAAGAACCGCAATGAAATTGAGGCGGGCAAACCTTACAAGACCAGCATCATTTTTGCAGTGCGCCACCAGCCTGGAAGCCTGCTGGACTGCCTCGCCGTTTTCCGGGACCATGGGGTGAACCTGTGCCGCATCGAGAGCCGCCCAAGGCGCGACAAGCCCTGGTCCTACCTGATGTACGTGGATTTCGAGGGGCACACCCTGGACAGTGAAGTGCAGGCCGCCCTGGCCCAGATGATGCACAGTGCCAGTTTCCTGAAAATTCTGGGGTCCTACCCTTCAGCCACAGTGACCCTCTAA
- a CDS encoding Bax inhibitor-1/YccA family protein, with amino-acid sequence MYSLTQSQSVTLRNFLGRTFSWMTAGLVMTAITAFFAASNEGLFTFVRSNYLMLVLLQLGVVFGLGFMINRISGATAGILFSGYAVLTGLTLSGIFFRYAGSDITAAFVTAAGMFGTMAVIGYTTKMDLSRFGTILFMGVIGLIIASIANIWIGGSALSMVISVIGVILFCALTAYDMQKLKEMALSGGEGITQTDMGEKLAVFGALTLYLDFINIFLFLLRLFGGGRSND; translated from the coding sequence ATGTACTCACTCACCCAATCGCAAAGTGTCACCCTCAGGAACTTCCTGGGACGCACCTTCTCCTGGATGACTGCCGGACTGGTGATGACCGCCATCACCGCCTTCTTTGCAGCCTCCAATGAAGGCCTTTTCACCTTCGTGCGCAGCAACTACCTGATGCTGGTTCTGTTGCAGCTCGGGGTGGTTTTTGGTCTTGGCTTCATGATCAACCGCATCAGTGGAGCCACCGCAGGCATCCTGTTCTCCGGTTACGCTGTTCTGACCGGTCTGACCCTCTCTGGAATTTTCTTCCGCTACGCAGGCTCTGACATCACTGCCGCCTTTGTGACCGCAGCAGGCATGTTTGGGACCATGGCTGTCATTGGTTACACCACCAAGATGGACCTGAGCCGCTTTGGCACCATCCTCTTCATGGGTGTCATCGGTCTGATCATCGCCAGCATCGCCAACATCTGGATCGGTGGGTCTGCCCTCAGCATGGTCATCAGCGTGATCGGCGTGATCCTCTTCTGCGCCCTGACCGCTTACGACATGCAGAAACTCAAGGAAATGGCCCTCTCTGGTGGCGAAGGCATCACCCAGACGGACATGGGAGAAAAACTGGCTGTCTTTGGTGCCCTGACCCTGTACCTTGATTTCATCAACATCTTCCTGTTCCTGCTTCGCCTGTTTGGTGGCGGACGCAGCAACGACTGA
- the sppA gene encoding signal peptide peptidase SppA: MKSEIQNKIYNFVAGVQHQIADLGEKPGWVILDVQGEFPEFPEKSPLNIITRKEPQGVSVFRRKLKLLEDADWLRGVVLRFGGVQAGLATAFALREAIERLASKKPVYSVVNSVHMMDYYLASAGTEVVVPPSAEFYLLGFHSQVTYIKDALQKLGIEMEVVRIKEYKTAYTRFTDDHMDEYEREQRSLLVSRFMEEFVRAVAQSRNLSEAQVREAIDAGITNAEQARQHGLVDRIAYEDVLYSKKHQPFNQASRFLKLPLMPEQGGKVAVVSLEGMIVPGHSRHVPIPLPIFGEQMAGSESIIRSLRTAEKDEDTKAIVLFVNSGGGSALASDLISHEVERIRAKKPVVAVMGNVAASGGYYVLTHANHVIAAPTTITGSIGVISGKPNLQGFNAKYGLNPESIKVGRLADSFDTAHPLTEEERAFLQKGAEDFYDLFTTRVSEGRNLSKERVNELGRGRVWSGKDALDNGLVDELGTLENGIQRARKLAGLPENAPAYLLETPKQMVLPDMKDSESVLAAIMPLLRERTWMVAYERYNLK, translated from the coding sequence ATGAAGAGCGAAATTCAGAACAAAATCTACAACTTTGTGGCCGGGGTCCAGCACCAGATTGCAGACCTCGGTGAAAAACCAGGCTGGGTCATTCTGGACGTGCAGGGCGAATTCCCCGAATTCCCTGAGAAAAGTCCTCTGAACATCATCACCCGCAAGGAGCCCCAGGGTGTCTCGGTCTTCCGACGCAAACTGAAACTGCTCGAAGACGCCGACTGGCTCAGAGGGGTGGTGCTGCGTTTCGGAGGGGTGCAGGCCGGTCTGGCCACTGCCTTTGCCCTCCGGGAAGCCATCGAGCGCCTCGCCAGCAAGAAACCCGTCTATTCGGTGGTCAACAGCGTCCACATGATGGATTACTATCTGGCCTCTGCCGGAACCGAAGTGGTGGTGCCCCCGAGCGCCGAATTCTACCTGCTGGGCTTCCACTCACAGGTCACCTACATCAAAGATGCCCTGCAGAAACTCGGCATCGAGATGGAAGTGGTGCGCATCAAGGAATACAAGACCGCCTACACCCGCTTCACCGATGACCACATGGACGAATACGAAAGGGAACAGCGTTCCCTGCTGGTCAGCCGTTTCATGGAAGAGTTTGTCCGGGCCGTAGCCCAGAGCCGCAACCTCTCTGAAGCGCAGGTCCGTGAAGCCATCGACGCAGGCATCACCAACGCAGAGCAGGCCAGACAGCACGGTCTGGTGGACCGCATCGCCTATGAGGACGTGCTGTACAGCAAGAAACACCAGCCTTTCAATCAGGCCTCCCGTTTCCTGAAACTCCCCCTGATGCCTGAACAGGGAGGCAAGGTGGCTGTGGTCTCCCTGGAAGGCATGATCGTGCCAGGACACTCCCGCCATGTTCCCATCCCCCTCCCCATCTTTGGTGAGCAGATGGCTGGGAGCGAAAGCATCATCCGTTCCCTGCGAACTGCCGAAAAAGACGAGGACACCAAAGCAATTGTGCTTTTCGTGAATTCGGGTGGAGGGTCTGCACTGGCCAGCGACCTGATCAGCCATGAAGTGGAACGCATCCGGGCCAAAAAGCCCGTGGTGGCTGTGATGGGCAATGTGGCTGCCTCCGGAGGCTACTACGTGCTGACCCACGCCAACCATGTGATCGCAGCACCCACCACCATCACCGGTTCCATCGGAGTGATTTCCGGAAAACCCAACCTGCAAGGCTTCAATGCCAAATACGGCCTGAATCCCGAAAGCATCAAAGTGGGACGTCTGGCAGACAGTTTCGACACCGCACACCCCCTGACTGAAGAAGAACGGGCTTTCCTGCAAAAAGGGGCAGAGGACTTCTACGACCTCTTCACCACCCGCGTTTCAGAAGGTCGCAACCTCAGCAAAGAACGGGTCAATGAACTCGGGCGAGGGCGGGTCTGGAGCGGCAAGGACGCCCTGGACAACGGCCTCGTGGATGAACTTGGAACCCTGGAAAACGGCATCCAGCGTGCCCGCAAACTGGCAGGCCTCCCAGAGAATGCCCCGGCCTACCTGCTGGAAACCCCCAAACAGATGGTGCTGCCCGACATGAAAGACAGTGAAAGTGTGCTTGCTGCCATCATGCCCCTGCTCAGGGAGCGCACCTGGATGGTGGCCTACGAACGCTACAATCTCAAGTGA
- a CDS encoding glycoside hydrolase family 13 protein translates to MSKSVHTPDWVKDAVFYQIYPDRFAKSSRVQKANNLQPWGDTPHPHKYQGGDLLGVVEHLDHLVDLGVTAIYFCPIFQSASNHRYHTHDYYQVDPMLGGNEALKELLDEAHKRGIKVVLDGVFNHSSRGFFQFNDILENGPSSAYVDWFHIHGWPLDPYGSGPANYEAWWGMKALPKFNTNTQAVREFLWDVAEYWVKFGIDGWRLDVPNEIDDDAFWREFRRRVKNVNPEAYIVGEIWGDATRWLQGDQFDAVMNYLFTRPAIGFFGSRSLDYEQVRGTGYEHIDTMDAQAFAGHMQHILTMYPKEVVLAQLNLLGSHDTPRYRTVTGGDETAYQMAVLFQMTYPGAPCIYYGDEVGLSGGKDPLCRGAFPWDKPETWNRKALDYTKKVVKARLSHAVLRRGDFKVLYAQGDVLVYERTLEGERAVVVINASTREQQVPLDLSGEYLEVIGDNRVRLNGQITMPARTGYLLV, encoded by the coding sequence ATGAGTAAGTCCGTTCACACCCCAGACTGGGTCAAAGACGCTGTCTTCTATCAAATCTATCCTGACCGCTTCGCGAAATCCTCTCGCGTCCAAAAAGCCAACAACCTGCAGCCCTGGGGTGACACCCCCCATCCCCACAAGTACCAGGGAGGAGACCTCCTCGGCGTGGTTGAGCACCTCGACCATCTGGTGGACCTTGGCGTGACCGCCATCTACTTCTGCCCGATTTTCCAGTCGGCGAGCAACCACCGCTACCACACCCACGACTACTACCAGGTGGACCCCATGCTGGGTGGCAACGAAGCCCTGAAAGAACTCCTTGACGAAGCCCACAAACGTGGCATCAAGGTGGTTCTGGACGGGGTGTTCAACCACTCCAGCCGTGGATTCTTCCAGTTCAATGACATCCTGGAAAACGGCCCGAGCAGCGCATACGTGGACTGGTTCCACATTCATGGCTGGCCCCTCGACCCTTACGGCAGCGGTCCTGCCAACTATGAGGCCTGGTGGGGCATGAAAGCGCTCCCGAAATTCAACACCAACACCCAGGCGGTGCGTGAATTCCTGTGGGATGTGGCAGAGTACTGGGTCAAATTCGGCATCGACGGCTGGCGTCTGGACGTTCCAAACGAAATCGACGATGATGCTTTCTGGCGGGAGTTCCGCCGCCGGGTGAAAAACGTCAACCCTGAAGCCTACATTGTTGGTGAAATCTGGGGCGACGCCACCCGCTGGCTGCAAGGCGACCAGTTCGACGCAGTGATGAACTACCTCTTCACCCGTCCAGCCATCGGTTTCTTTGGTTCCCGCAGCCTCGATTACGAGCAGGTCCGTGGCACAGGTTATGAGCACATCGACACCATGGACGCCCAGGCCTTCGCTGGCCACATGCAGCACATCCTCACCATGTACCCGAAAGAGGTGGTGCTGGCACAGCTGAACCTGCTGGGCTCCCACGACACCCCCAGGTACCGCACCGTGACCGGCGGAGATGAAACCGCCTACCAGATGGCTGTCCTCTTCCAGATGACCTACCCTGGTGCCCCCTGCATCTACTACGGAGATGAAGTGGGCCTCTCTGGCGGCAAGGACCCCCTGTGCCGTGGCGCTTTCCCCTGGGACAAACCCGAAACCTGGAACCGCAAGGCACTGGACTACACCAAGAAAGTGGTCAAGGCCCGCCTGAGCCATGCTGTGCTGCGCAGGGGAGATTTCAAGGTTCTGTACGCCCAGGGCGATGTGCTGGTTTACGAGCGCACCCTAGAAGGTGAACGTGCTGTGGTGGTCATCAACGCCAGCACCCGCGAACAGCAGGTGCCCCTGGACCTCAGTGGCGAATATCTCGAAGTGATCGGAGACAACCGCGTCAGGCTGAACGGTCAGATCACCATGCCTGCCCGCACCGGGTATTTGCTGGTCTGA
- a CDS encoding acyl-CoA dehydrogenase, translated as MHFQLSDDSQLILSHVREFAQHEIAPLAAQYDRSGEYPWEQLRKLADMGLLGATIPEQYGGAGLDSVTYALCLEEIAAADASVAVIMSVQNGLPEQMILKFGTEEQRQKFLKPLALGEKIGAFCLTEPNAGSDAASLRLHAQKDGNEWVLNGQKAWITSGGQADTYMVMARTSGSGAKGVTCFVVEKDTPGLSFGKPEEKMGLHAAHTTTVQFDDVSIPDANRIGEEGQGLIIALNSLDSGRIGIAMQSIGIARAALEAAAKYALTREQFGKKISEFEGVSFKIAEMAARIEAARLVALKAAWLRDQGKKHTRESSMAKFLASDAAVYVTREAVQIFGGNGYSREYPVERYYRDAKITEIYEGTNEIQKLVISRHVFGEFRD; from the coding sequence ATGCACTTTCAACTCAGTGATGACAGCCAGCTGATCCTCTCCCATGTGCGGGAATTTGCCCAGCACGAAATCGCTCCTCTGGCTGCCCAGTATGACCGCTCGGGGGAATACCCCTGGGAACAGCTTCGCAAACTGGCCGACATGGGCCTTCTGGGAGCCACCATCCCCGAACAGTACGGTGGTGCCGGTCTGGACTCCGTGACCTACGCCCTGTGCCTGGAAGAAATCGCCGCTGCAGATGCCAGTGTTGCCGTGATCATGAGCGTGCAAAATGGACTCCCTGAGCAGATGATCCTCAAATTCGGCACCGAGGAACAAAGGCAGAAGTTCCTGAAACCCCTTGCCCTCGGAGAGAAAATAGGGGCTTTCTGCCTCACCGAACCCAATGCAGGGTCAGATGCCGCAAGCCTCAGGCTCCATGCCCAGAAGGACGGCAACGAATGGGTCTTAAACGGCCAGAAAGCCTGGATCACCTCTGGGGGGCAGGCAGACACTTACATGGTGATGGCCCGCACCTCTGGCAGTGGAGCCAAAGGGGTGACCTGTTTTGTGGTTGAGAAGGACACACCGGGACTCTCCTTTGGCAAGCCTGAAGAGAAGATGGGACTGCATGCCGCACACACCACCACCGTGCAGTTCGACGATGTGAGCATCCCGGATGCCAACCGCATTGGAGAGGAAGGTCAGGGCCTGATCATTGCCCTCAACAGCCTGGATTCCGGGCGCATCGGGATTGCCATGCAGTCCATCGGAATTGCCCGTGCGGCCCTGGAAGCTGCAGCAAAATATGCCCTCACCCGTGAACAGTTCGGCAAGAAGATTTCTGAATTCGAGGGCGTTTCCTTCAAAATTGCAGAGATGGCTGCCCGCATAGAGGCTGCCCGTCTGGTGGCCCTCAAAGCGGCATGGTTGCGAGACCAGGGCAAAAAACACACCAGGGAATCGTCCATGGCGAAATTTCTGGCCTCTGACGCTGCGGTCTATGTGACCCGGGAAGCCGTGCAGATCTTCGGTGGCAACGGGTACAGCCGTGAATACCCTGTGGAGCGGTATTATCGGGATGCCAAGATCACCGAAATCTATGAAGGCACCAATGAGATTCAGAAGCTGGTGATCTCCCGACATGTGTTTGGGGAGTTCAGGGATTGA
- a CDS encoding GntR family transcriptional regulator, with the protein MPAGFLKRNNINHETYLLLRKAILDNQIAPGSKLVVQALAEQYQVSATPIKEALAALHHEGLVEAIPRRGYFIPRLEAEDVREIYQLRAVVEGLGARLAAQKQHKPTLKKLQKIMDRMAQAEHQEDISLYSQTDLDMHQAIWEGSGHQRLIRTAETLRGQIQKVIAASSLLPNRLHDGTAEHHRIVEAILQGNGTAAEQAMREHLEGAGELMYTHLSQK; encoded by the coding sequence ATGCCTGCTGGTTTTCTGAAGCGCAACAACATCAACCATGAAACCTACCTGCTGCTGCGCAAAGCCATTCTGGACAACCAGATTGCCCCTGGAAGCAAACTGGTGGTTCAGGCCCTGGCAGAGCAATACCAGGTGTCTGCCACCCCCATCAAGGAAGCCCTGGCCGCCCTCCACCATGAAGGTCTGGTGGAAGCCATTCCCAGACGGGGGTACTTCATTCCGCGCCTGGAAGCCGAAGACGTGCGGGAAATCTATCAGTTGCGCGCCGTGGTGGAAGGGCTGGGTGCCCGACTGGCCGCCCAGAAACAGCACAAACCCACCCTGAAAAAACTCCAGAAGATCATGGACCGCATGGCCCAGGCCGAACACCAGGAGGACATCTCCCTGTACAGCCAGACCGATCTGGACATGCATCAGGCCATCTGGGAGGGCAGTGGCCACCAGCGTTTGATTCGCACTGCTGAAACCCTCAGGGGACAGATCCAGAAGGTGATTGCCGCTTCAAGCCTGCTCCCCAACCGGTTGCACGATGGCACTGCCGAGCACCACCGCATTGTGGAAGCCATCTTGCAGGGCAATGGCACTGCAGCCGAACAGGCCATGCGCGAACACCTTGAAGGGGCAGGGGAACTCATGTACACACACCTGTCCCAGAAGTGA
- a CDS encoding acyl-CoA dehydrogenase family protein, with protein MDFNLSAEQKQLQAMARDFTRNEIIPIAAEYDQKEELPWEIVEKAFELGLLNVGIPEHAGGLGLSMLDEVVIGEELAYGCMGIYTILMASELGITPILLGGTEEQQKRFLAPLLEKPSLAAFALSEPNNGSDAAAMNTTAVLDGDEWVINGTKMWISNGGVAEVTVVFATVDKSAGHRGTVAIVVPKDAPGQSYNKIKHKMGQRASLTSELVFQDVRVPKDHMLGGPGDGFKIAMKTLDKTRIPVAAGSVGIARRALEESIKYSRERKAFGKPISELQAIQFKLAEMAMGIETGRLMTYKAAWLADQGQPHGMESAIAKAYCSEMAFDAANEAIQVHGGYGYVGEYPVEKLLRDVKLNQIYEGTNEIQRVVIARNLLR; from the coding sequence ATGGATTTCAACCTGAGTGCCGAACAGAAACAGCTGCAGGCCATGGCAAGGGATTTCACCCGCAACGAGATCATCCCCATTGCTGCAGAATACGACCAGAAAGAAGAACTTCCCTGGGAGATCGTCGAAAAGGCTTTTGAACTGGGACTCCTCAATGTGGGCATCCCCGAGCATGCCGGAGGTCTGGGCCTCTCCATGCTCGATGAAGTGGTCATCGGCGAAGAACTGGCTTACGGCTGCATGGGCATCTACACCATCCTGATGGCCTCAGAACTGGGCATCACGCCCATTCTGCTGGGAGGCACCGAGGAGCAACAGAAACGCTTCCTGGCTCCACTGCTGGAAAAGCCCTCTCTGGCCGCTTTTGCCCTGTCAGAACCCAACAACGGCAGTGACGCTGCAGCCATGAACACCACCGCTGTCCTCGATGGGGACGAGTGGGTCATCAACGGAACCAAGATGTGGATTTCCAATGGTGGGGTTGCAGAGGTCACCGTGGTCTTCGCAACGGTGGACAAGAGTGCAGGGCACAGGGGCACGGTTGCCATCGTGGTGCCAAAAGATGCCCCCGGACAGAGTTACAACAAGATCAAGCACAAGATGGGGCAGCGGGCAAGCCTGACCAGCGAACTGGTCTTTCAGGATGTGCGGGTGCCAAAAGACCACATGCTGGGTGGCCCCGGAGATGGCTTCAAGATTGCCATGAAGACCCTGGACAAGACCCGCATTCCGGTGGCTGCAGGTTCGGTGGGCATTGCTAGACGTGCCCTTGAAGAGAGCATCAAGTATTCCCGTGAACGCAAGGCTTTTGGTAAACCCATCTCGGAGTTGCAGGCCATTCAGTTCAAACTGGCCGAGATGGCCATGGGTATCGAAACCGGACGCCTGATGACCTACAAAGCCGCATGGCTTGCCGACCAGGGGCAACCCCACGGCATGGAAAGTGCCATCGCCAAGGCTTACTGCTCTGAAATGGCTTTTGATGCAGCCAATGAGGCCATTCAGGTGCATGGGGGCTATGGATACGTGGGTGAGTATCCTGTTGAGAAGCTCCTCAGGGATGTCAAACTCAACCAGATCTATGAGGGCACCAACGAGATCCAGCGTGTGGTGATTGCCCGCAACCTGCTGCGGTAA
- the metG gene encoding methionine--tRNA ligase translates to MDRFYVTTPIYYVNGEPHMGHAYATTVADTLARYHRLAGWDTYFLTGTDEHGEKVSKAAAAKGLDPQTFTDMVSMKFREAWTVLGAHPDDFIRTTEARHKKVVQQILQSVYDAGDIYYAEYEGLYSVGQERFVTEKELVDGKLPEDAGPPELRREANYFFRMDKYREWLISHIEQNPDFIQPAGYRNEVLGMLREPIGDLSISRPKSRVPWGIELPWDTDHVTYVWFDALINYMSALGYSEGERYQKFWPVAWHVIGKDILKPHAVFWPTMLRSMGVPIYQRLNVSGYLLGADGRKMSKSLGNGVDPLEAADKFGKETLRYALLREISFGVDGIISNDIIESRMNSDLANDLGNLLSRSIGMVEKYRSGVVPHVNPSALTEREKGIAARATALPAEVLALVRELKIQKALEASMEFVQDLNRYIAEQKPWVLQREQQNDRLDAVLYTIIEGLRVASVLLEPVMPEKMKALRAQIGLPDAQYKLEGAWGLYPAGTKLVGGEVLFPKLEQRLKEKEQQAAQEAPKVETPQVQEVVEEKFETLPEISIDDFAKVDLRIVEVIHAETIEKADKLLKLTVKLGNETRTVVSGIRKWFSPEQLIGRKVVLVANLKPAKLRGIVSQGMILAAENDKGELDLLGTSLDMPSGTQVR, encoded by the coding sequence ATGGACAGATTCTACGTCACGACGCCCATTTACTATGTGAATGGCGAGCCGCACATGGGCCACGCTTACGCCACCACCGTGGCCGACACCCTGGCCCGTTACCACAGGCTTGCCGGATGGGACACCTACTTCCTCACCGGGACCGACGAGCACGGTGAGAAGGTCTCCAAAGCTGCTGCGGCCAAAGGGCTTGATCCCCAAACCTTCACCGACATGGTTTCCATGAAGTTCCGGGAAGCCTGGACGGTGCTGGGAGCCCACCCGGATGATTTCATCCGCACCACCGAGGCCCGCCACAAGAAAGTCGTTCAGCAGATCCTGCAGTCCGTTTATGACGCTGGTGACATCTACTACGCTGAATACGAAGGTCTGTACTCTGTGGGCCAGGAGCGTTTCGTCACCGAGAAGGAACTCGTGGATGGGAAGCTCCCCGAAGATGCAGGTCCACCTGAGCTGCGCCGTGAAGCCAATTACTTCTTCCGCATGGACAAATACCGGGAGTGGCTGATCAGCCACATCGAGCAGAACCCGGATTTCATTCAGCCTGCCGGGTACCGCAATGAGGTGCTGGGCATGCTGCGCGAGCCCATCGGGGACCTTTCCATCTCCAGACCCAAATCCCGCGTTCCCTGGGGCATTGAGCTGCCCTGGGACACCGACCACGTGACCTACGTGTGGTTCGATGCCCTGATCAATTACATGTCTGCCCTGGGTTACTCTGAGGGTGAACGTTACCAGAAGTTCTGGCCTGTGGCCTGGCATGTGATCGGCAAGGACATTCTGAAGCCTCACGCCGTCTTCTGGCCCACCATGCTCAGGAGCATGGGCGTGCCCATCTACCAGCGTCTGAATGTGTCTGGTTACCTGCTGGGTGCCGATGGCCGCAAGATGAGCAAATCGCTGGGCAACGGCGTGGACCCTCTGGAGGCCGCAGACAAATTTGGCAAGGAAACCCTGCGCTATGCCCTTCTGCGCGAGATTTCTTTTGGGGTGGATGGCATCATCTCCAACGACATCATCGAGTCCCGCATGAACAGTGACCTCGCCAATGACCTCGGCAACCTGCTGTCCCGTTCCATCGGGATGGTCGAGAAGTACCGGAGTGGTGTGGTGCCCCATGTGAACCCCTCTGCCCTCACCGAGCGCGAAAAAGGCATTGCCGCCCGTGCCACGGCCCTCCCTGCTGAGGTGCTGGCCCTGGTCCGTGAACTGAAGATCCAGAAGGCCCTGGAAGCCAGCATGGAATTTGTGCAGGACCTGAACCGCTACATTGCAGAGCAGAAGCCCTGGGTGCTGCAACGCGAACAGCAGAACGACCGTCTGGACGCTGTGCTGTACACCATCATTGAGGGTCTGCGGGTCGCCAGTGTCCTGCTGGAACCCGTCATGCCCGAGAAGATGAAGGCCCTGCGTGCCCAGATCGGCCTGCCCGATGCCCAGTACAAACTGGAAGGGGCATGGGGCCTGTATCCTGCAGGCACCAAACTGGTCGGGGGTGAGGTGCTCTTCCCCAAACTGGAACAGCGCCTGAAAGAGAAAGAACAGCAGGCCGCTCAGGAGGCCCCGAAAGTGGAAACCCCTCAGGTGCAGGAAGTGGTCGAGGAGAAATTCGAAACCCTGCCTGAAATCAGCATTGATGACTTTGCAAAGGTGGACCTCCGCATCGTGGAAGTCATCCATGCCGAAACCATCGAGAAGGCCGACAAACTGCTGAAACTGACCGTGAAACTCGGCAATGAGACCCGCACGGTGGTCTCTGGCATCCGCAAGTGGTTCTCTCCCGAGCAACTCATTGGCCGCAAGGTGGTGCTGGTCGCCAACCTGAAACCCGCCAAGCTGCGCGGGATTGTCTCCCAGGGCATGATCCTGGCTGCAGAGAACGACAAAGGCGAACTGGATTTGCTGGGCACCTCTCTGGACATGCCTTCAGGGACGCAGGTGCGGTGA
- a CDS encoding DUF2171 domain-containing protein yields the protein MYGTEQIREHMPILCADGNTHGVVDHMDRDFIKVAKDESGKHHWIPMSAVDHVDQHVHLKWRHHEIEEKWLDRDPHPEHQH from the coding sequence ATGTACGGAACCGAACAGATTCGCGAACACATGCCCATCCTCTGCGCCGATGGCAACACCCATGGCGTGGTGGACCACATGGACCGGGATTTCATCAAAGTGGCAAAAGACGAAAGTGGCAAGCACCACTGGATTCCCATGAGCGCAGTGGACCATGTGGACCAACATGTCCACCTGAAATGGCGTCACCACGAAATCGAAGAAAAATGGCTGGACCGGGACCCCCACCCTGAACACCAGCACTGA
- a CDS encoding electron transfer flavoprotein subunit beta/FixA family protein — translation MNILCVIRQVPDGEAKLRINNSKVDLEGVTVIMDGMDEYGVEQALRLRESGASVEQIIVLAVGPARNEDAIRTALAMGADRAIHVETSEYLDPIALSKIVAQVAQEENVSLIFTGGQQSDWDSQALGASTAERLSWPQVTWTNALELSGETLKGKHDIDEGAETFEVDLPAIITTQQGLNDPRYPTLPNIMKAKKKELRKDTLDRYGVQAKIRHVSSNIQVKERAGKLIDGKDPQAAAAQLLELLRNEAKVIS, via the coding sequence ATGAACATTCTGTGCGTGATCCGCCAAGTGCCGGACGGCGAAGCCAAACTTCGCATCAACAACTCAAAAGTCGACCTTGAAGGCGTGACCGTCATCATGGACGGCATGGACGAATACGGTGTGGAACAGGCCCTGCGCCTGCGGGAAAGTGGAGCCAGTGTCGAGCAGATCATTGTGCTCGCCGTGGGACCTGCCCGCAATGAGGACGCCATTCGCACCGCCCTGGCCATGGGTGCAGACCGGGCCATCCATGTGGAAACCAGCGAGTACCTGGACCCCATCGCCCTGAGCAAGATCGTGGCCCAGGTGGCCCAGGAAGAGAACGTCAGCCTGATCTTCACCGGTGGGCAACAATCCGACTGGGACTCCCAGGCTTTAGGGGCCTCCACTGCAGAGCGCCTGTCCTGGCCCCAGGTCACCTGGACCAACGCCCTCGAACTGTCGGGTGAAACCCTCAAGGGCAAGCACGACATCGACGAGGGAGCAGAAACCTTCGAAGTCGATTTGCCTGCAATCATCACCACCCAGCAGGGCCTGAACGACCCCAGGTACCCCACCCTGCCCAACATCATGAAAGCCAAGAAGAAAGAGCTGCGCAAGGACACCCTCGACAGATATGGTGTTCAGGCGAAGATCCGGCACGTCTCCAGCAACATTCAGGTCAAGGAACGTGCAGGCAAACTGATCGATGGTAAGGACCCCCAGGCCGCAGCCGCCCAGCTTCTGGAACTGCTGCGCAATGAAGCGAAGGTGATTTCATGA